From Argopecten irradians isolate NY chromosome 12, Ai_NY, whole genome shotgun sequence, one genomic window encodes:
- the LOC138304802 gene encoding protein DENND6A-like isoform X3 produces the protein MAAMEQGVSEGTMKGVNDVPLSPTLLPWDRFSNWLHCACVVTFDLELGQAMELIYPGHVKLTDTERANICYLSFPDSNSGCMGDTQFHFRIRQSPGRKSTSHHQFNKDYPVSIQSDGAYYYGFVFFRQTKDRSIRRGYFQKSLVLLSKLPFVALFQQLVSIIAPEFFENGEPSLEAACHDMDQWPDPVPGETVNLPIFGSVLQTSIEPTVPAHSILPSLYEVDIYSAFLPILPHIQMLWELVLAGEPLVVMAASPSVTSSTVQALISLIGPLKFYGDYRPYFTIHDSEFKEYTTKTQAPPPVILGVTNPFFAKTLQHWPNIIRIGEMTHGSSKIFNKLKKASSLKTLDSKPGVYTRYKAFLTKDKIILKRLIKGIQSKRPPEAQNAILRRHFLELTHSFMIPLERYMASLMPLQRNISPHKGPPRLRPFDPEEFLKSLEHSGPQLTSGVKGDWEGLYRKFFKSQNFEGWYYHRQHEVNQKLQVLHMEALCDSDLVAWIQDKEEVEIVDLILRIREKLAFAASNQITVSSDSLLKLNKHMDNIVSSLPEDLQAVLKS, from the exons TTGATTTACCCCGGCCATGTCAAACTCACTGATACTGAG AGAGCCAACATATGTTACCTGTCCTTTCCAGACTCTAATTCag GATGTATGGGAGATACACAGTTTCATTTCCGTATCCGACAGAGTCCGGGGCGTAAGAGTACATCTCATCACCAGTTCAACAAGGACTATCCAGTCTCAATTCAG AGTGATGGTGCATATTACTACGGCTTTGTGTTCTTCCGACAAACCAAGGACCGTTCCATTCGCAGGGGGTACTTTCAGAAG TCACTTGTTTTACTCTCCAAGTTGCCGTTTGTAGCGTTGTTCCAACAGCTCGTTAGCATAATAGCACCAGAATTTTTTGAGAACGGTGAACCAAGTTTAGAAGCAG CGTGTCATGATATGGACCAATGGCCTGATCCTGTTCCCGGGGAGACGGTCAATCTACCCATATTTGGTAGCGTCCTACAG ACGTCCATCGAG CCCACAGTCCCAGCTCATTCCATTCTCCCATCTCTATATGAAGTGGACATCTACAG TGCATTTCTACCAATTCTACCTCACATACAGATGCTTTGGGAATTAGTATTAGCAGGGGAG CCATTGGTTGTTATGGCAGCCTCTCCATCTGTGACATCATCAACTGTTCAGGCCTTGATCAG tCTGATAGGACCATTGAAATTCTATGGTGACTATCGACCCTACTTCACAATCCACGACAGCGAGTTTAAAGAGTATACAACAAAAACTCAGGCTCC ACCCCCTGTAATTCTTGGTGTAACCAATCCATTCTTTGCTAAAACACTACAGCATTGGCCAAATATAATTCGGATAGGAGAAATGACTCATG GGTCTTCcaaaatttttaacaagttAAAAAAAGCCAGTAGTTTGAAAACACTGGATTCTAAACCTG GTGTATACACAAGATACAAAGCTTTCCTTACCAAAGATAAAATCATCTTGAAAAGGCTAATTAAG GGTATCCAGAGTAAACGACCTCCGGAGGCCCAGAATGCAATATTACGGCGCCACTTCCTGGAGCTCACACACAGTTTTATGATACCTCTG GAACGATACATGGCCAGTCTGATGCCTTTACAACGCAACATATCCCCCCACAAG GGACCTCCTAGACTGCGGCCTTTTGATCCCGAGGAATTCCTGAAATCCCTGGAACACTCCGGCCCACAGCTGACATCCGGTGTAAAGGGAGACTGGGAGGGATTGTACCGCAAGTTCTTTAAGAGCCAGAACTTTGAGGGCTGGTACTACCACCGCCAACATGAGGTTAACCAGAAACTACAAGTTCTTCATATGGAGGCATTGTGTGACTCG GACCTTGTTGCTTGGATACAGGACAAAGAGGAAGTTGAGATTGTCGACCTTATCCTCCGAATCCGAGAGAAACTT GCTTTTGCTGCCAGTAACCAGATAACTGTAAGCAGTGACAGTTTATTAAAACTTAACAAACACATGGACAATATCGTATCCTCATTACCTGAAGATCTGCAGGCAGTTCTGAAGAGTTGA
- the LOC138304802 gene encoding protein DENND6A-like isoform X4 yields MAAMEQGVSEGTMKGVNDVPLSPTLLPWDRFSNWLHCACVVTFDLELGQAMELIYPGHVKLTDTERANICYLSFPDSNSGCMGDTQFHFRIRQSPGRKSTSHHQFNKDYPVSIQSDGAYYYGFVFFRQTKDRSIRRGYFQKSLVLLSKLPFVALFQQLVSIIAPEFFENGEPSLEAACHDMDQWPDPVPGETVNLPIFGSVLQPTVPAHSILPSLYEVDIYSAFLPILPHIQMLWELVLAGEPLVVMAASPSVTSSTVQALISLIGPLKFYGDYRPYFTIHDSEFKEYTTKTQAPPPVILGVTNPFFAKTLQHWPNIIRIGEMTHGSSKIFNKLKKASSLKTLDSKPGVYTRYKAFLTKDKIILKRLIKGIQSKRPPEAQNAILRRHFLELTHSFMIPLERYMASLMPLQRNISPHKGPPRLRPFDPEEFLKSLEHSGPQLTSGVKGDWEGLYRKFFKSQNFEGWYYHRQHEVNQKLQVLHMEALCDSDLVAWIQDKEEVEIVDLILRIREKLAFAASNQITVSSDSLLKLNKHMDNIVSSLPEDLQAVLKS; encoded by the exons TTGATTTACCCCGGCCATGTCAAACTCACTGATACTGAG AGAGCCAACATATGTTACCTGTCCTTTCCAGACTCTAATTCag GATGTATGGGAGATACACAGTTTCATTTCCGTATCCGACAGAGTCCGGGGCGTAAGAGTACATCTCATCACCAGTTCAACAAGGACTATCCAGTCTCAATTCAG AGTGATGGTGCATATTACTACGGCTTTGTGTTCTTCCGACAAACCAAGGACCGTTCCATTCGCAGGGGGTACTTTCAGAAG TCACTTGTTTTACTCTCCAAGTTGCCGTTTGTAGCGTTGTTCCAACAGCTCGTTAGCATAATAGCACCAGAATTTTTTGAGAACGGTGAACCAAGTTTAGAAGCAG CGTGTCATGATATGGACCAATGGCCTGATCCTGTTCCCGGGGAGACGGTCAATCTACCCATATTTGGTAGCGTCCTACAG CCCACAGTCCCAGCTCATTCCATTCTCCCATCTCTATATGAAGTGGACATCTACAG TGCATTTCTACCAATTCTACCTCACATACAGATGCTTTGGGAATTAGTATTAGCAGGGGAG CCATTGGTTGTTATGGCAGCCTCTCCATCTGTGACATCATCAACTGTTCAGGCCTTGATCAG tCTGATAGGACCATTGAAATTCTATGGTGACTATCGACCCTACTTCACAATCCACGACAGCGAGTTTAAAGAGTATACAACAAAAACTCAGGCTCC ACCCCCTGTAATTCTTGGTGTAACCAATCCATTCTTTGCTAAAACACTACAGCATTGGCCAAATATAATTCGGATAGGAGAAATGACTCATG GGTCTTCcaaaatttttaacaagttAAAAAAAGCCAGTAGTTTGAAAACACTGGATTCTAAACCTG GTGTATACACAAGATACAAAGCTTTCCTTACCAAAGATAAAATCATCTTGAAAAGGCTAATTAAG GGTATCCAGAGTAAACGACCTCCGGAGGCCCAGAATGCAATATTACGGCGCCACTTCCTGGAGCTCACACACAGTTTTATGATACCTCTG GAACGATACATGGCCAGTCTGATGCCTTTACAACGCAACATATCCCCCCACAAG GGACCTCCTAGACTGCGGCCTTTTGATCCCGAGGAATTCCTGAAATCCCTGGAACACTCCGGCCCACAGCTGACATCCGGTGTAAAGGGAGACTGGGAGGGATTGTACCGCAAGTTCTTTAAGAGCCAGAACTTTGAGGGCTGGTACTACCACCGCCAACATGAGGTTAACCAGAAACTACAAGTTCTTCATATGGAGGCATTGTGTGACTCG GACCTTGTTGCTTGGATACAGGACAAAGAGGAAGTTGAGATTGTCGACCTTATCCTCCGAATCCGAGAGAAACTT GCTTTTGCTGCCAGTAACCAGATAACTGTAAGCAGTGACAGTTTATTAAAACTTAACAAACACATGGACAATATCGTATCCTCATTACCTGAAGATCTGCAGGCAGTTCTGAAGAGTTGA
- the LOC138304802 gene encoding protein DENND6A-like isoform X2 yields MAAMEQGVSEGTMKGVNDVPLSPTLLPWDRFSNWLHCACVVTFDLELGQAMELIYPGHVKLTDTERANICYLSFPDSNSGCMGDTQFHFRIRQSPGRKSTSHHQFNKDYPVSIQSDGAYYYGFVFFRQTKDRSIRRGYFQKSLVLLSKLPFVALFQQLVSIIAPEFFENGEPSLEAACHDMDQWPDPVPGETVNLPIFGSVLQSRVPSRSDKVLGRGQNIRTGAPTVPAHSILPSLYEVDIYSAFLPILPHIQMLWELVLAGEPLVVMAASPSVTSSTVQALISLIGPLKFYGDYRPYFTIHDSEFKEYTTKTQAPPPVILGVTNPFFAKTLQHWPNIIRIGEMTHGSSKIFNKLKKASSLKTLDSKPGVYTRYKAFLTKDKIILKRLIKGIQSKRPPEAQNAILRRHFLELTHSFMIPLERYMASLMPLQRNISPHKGPPRLRPFDPEEFLKSLEHSGPQLTSGVKGDWEGLYRKFFKSQNFEGWYYHRQHEVNQKLQVLHMEALCDSDLVAWIQDKEEVEIVDLILRIREKLAFAASNQITVSSDSLLKLNKHMDNIVSSLPEDLQAVLKS; encoded by the exons TTGATTTACCCCGGCCATGTCAAACTCACTGATACTGAG AGAGCCAACATATGTTACCTGTCCTTTCCAGACTCTAATTCag GATGTATGGGAGATACACAGTTTCATTTCCGTATCCGACAGAGTCCGGGGCGTAAGAGTACATCTCATCACCAGTTCAACAAGGACTATCCAGTCTCAATTCAG AGTGATGGTGCATATTACTACGGCTTTGTGTTCTTCCGACAAACCAAGGACCGTTCCATTCGCAGGGGGTACTTTCAGAAG TCACTTGTTTTACTCTCCAAGTTGCCGTTTGTAGCGTTGTTCCAACAGCTCGTTAGCATAATAGCACCAGAATTTTTTGAGAACGGTGAACCAAGTTTAGAAGCAG CGTGTCATGATATGGACCAATGGCCTGATCCTGTTCCCGGGGAGACGGTCAATCTACCCATATTTGGTAGCGTCCTACAG TCTCGAGTGCCTTCACGTTCTGATAAAGTATTAGGCCGAGGTCAAAACATTCGTACTGGGGCG CCCACAGTCCCAGCTCATTCCATTCTCCCATCTCTATATGAAGTGGACATCTACAG TGCATTTCTACCAATTCTACCTCACATACAGATGCTTTGGGAATTAGTATTAGCAGGGGAG CCATTGGTTGTTATGGCAGCCTCTCCATCTGTGACATCATCAACTGTTCAGGCCTTGATCAG tCTGATAGGACCATTGAAATTCTATGGTGACTATCGACCCTACTTCACAATCCACGACAGCGAGTTTAAAGAGTATACAACAAAAACTCAGGCTCC ACCCCCTGTAATTCTTGGTGTAACCAATCCATTCTTTGCTAAAACACTACAGCATTGGCCAAATATAATTCGGATAGGAGAAATGACTCATG GGTCTTCcaaaatttttaacaagttAAAAAAAGCCAGTAGTTTGAAAACACTGGATTCTAAACCTG GTGTATACACAAGATACAAAGCTTTCCTTACCAAAGATAAAATCATCTTGAAAAGGCTAATTAAG GGTATCCAGAGTAAACGACCTCCGGAGGCCCAGAATGCAATATTACGGCGCCACTTCCTGGAGCTCACACACAGTTTTATGATACCTCTG GAACGATACATGGCCAGTCTGATGCCTTTACAACGCAACATATCCCCCCACAAG GGACCTCCTAGACTGCGGCCTTTTGATCCCGAGGAATTCCTGAAATCCCTGGAACACTCCGGCCCACAGCTGACATCCGGTGTAAAGGGAGACTGGGAGGGATTGTACCGCAAGTTCTTTAAGAGCCAGAACTTTGAGGGCTGGTACTACCACCGCCAACATGAGGTTAACCAGAAACTACAAGTTCTTCATATGGAGGCATTGTGTGACTCG GACCTTGTTGCTTGGATACAGGACAAAGAGGAAGTTGAGATTGTCGACCTTATCCTCCGAATCCGAGAGAAACTT GCTTTTGCTGCCAGTAACCAGATAACTGTAAGCAGTGACAGTTTATTAAAACTTAACAAACACATGGACAATATCGTATCCTCATTACCTGAAGATCTGCAGGCAGTTCTGAAGAGTTGA
- the LOC138304802 gene encoding protein DENND6A-like isoform X1 — translation MAAMEQGVSEGTMKGVNDVPLSPTLLPWDRFSNWLHCACVVTFDLELGQAMELIYPGHVKLTDTERANICYLSFPDSNSGCMGDTQFHFRIRQSPGRKSTSHHQFNKDYPVSIQSDGAYYYGFVFFRQTKDRSIRRGYFQKSLVLLSKLPFVALFQQLVSIIAPEFFENGEPSLEAACHDMDQWPDPVPGETVNLPIFGSVLQTSIESRVPSRSDKVLGRGQNIRTGAPTVPAHSILPSLYEVDIYSAFLPILPHIQMLWELVLAGEPLVVMAASPSVTSSTVQALISLIGPLKFYGDYRPYFTIHDSEFKEYTTKTQAPPPVILGVTNPFFAKTLQHWPNIIRIGEMTHGSSKIFNKLKKASSLKTLDSKPGVYTRYKAFLTKDKIILKRLIKGIQSKRPPEAQNAILRRHFLELTHSFMIPLERYMASLMPLQRNISPHKGPPRLRPFDPEEFLKSLEHSGPQLTSGVKGDWEGLYRKFFKSQNFEGWYYHRQHEVNQKLQVLHMEALCDSDLVAWIQDKEEVEIVDLILRIREKLAFAASNQITVSSDSLLKLNKHMDNIVSSLPEDLQAVLKS, via the exons TTGATTTACCCCGGCCATGTCAAACTCACTGATACTGAG AGAGCCAACATATGTTACCTGTCCTTTCCAGACTCTAATTCag GATGTATGGGAGATACACAGTTTCATTTCCGTATCCGACAGAGTCCGGGGCGTAAGAGTACATCTCATCACCAGTTCAACAAGGACTATCCAGTCTCAATTCAG AGTGATGGTGCATATTACTACGGCTTTGTGTTCTTCCGACAAACCAAGGACCGTTCCATTCGCAGGGGGTACTTTCAGAAG TCACTTGTTTTACTCTCCAAGTTGCCGTTTGTAGCGTTGTTCCAACAGCTCGTTAGCATAATAGCACCAGAATTTTTTGAGAACGGTGAACCAAGTTTAGAAGCAG CGTGTCATGATATGGACCAATGGCCTGATCCTGTTCCCGGGGAGACGGTCAATCTACCCATATTTGGTAGCGTCCTACAG ACGTCCATCGAG TCTCGAGTGCCTTCACGTTCTGATAAAGTATTAGGCCGAGGTCAAAACATTCGTACTGGGGCG CCCACAGTCCCAGCTCATTCCATTCTCCCATCTCTATATGAAGTGGACATCTACAG TGCATTTCTACCAATTCTACCTCACATACAGATGCTTTGGGAATTAGTATTAGCAGGGGAG CCATTGGTTGTTATGGCAGCCTCTCCATCTGTGACATCATCAACTGTTCAGGCCTTGATCAG tCTGATAGGACCATTGAAATTCTATGGTGACTATCGACCCTACTTCACAATCCACGACAGCGAGTTTAAAGAGTATACAACAAAAACTCAGGCTCC ACCCCCTGTAATTCTTGGTGTAACCAATCCATTCTTTGCTAAAACACTACAGCATTGGCCAAATATAATTCGGATAGGAGAAATGACTCATG GGTCTTCcaaaatttttaacaagttAAAAAAAGCCAGTAGTTTGAAAACACTGGATTCTAAACCTG GTGTATACACAAGATACAAAGCTTTCCTTACCAAAGATAAAATCATCTTGAAAAGGCTAATTAAG GGTATCCAGAGTAAACGACCTCCGGAGGCCCAGAATGCAATATTACGGCGCCACTTCCTGGAGCTCACACACAGTTTTATGATACCTCTG GAACGATACATGGCCAGTCTGATGCCTTTACAACGCAACATATCCCCCCACAAG GGACCTCCTAGACTGCGGCCTTTTGATCCCGAGGAATTCCTGAAATCCCTGGAACACTCCGGCCCACAGCTGACATCCGGTGTAAAGGGAGACTGGGAGGGATTGTACCGCAAGTTCTTTAAGAGCCAGAACTTTGAGGGCTGGTACTACCACCGCCAACATGAGGTTAACCAGAAACTACAAGTTCTTCATATGGAGGCATTGTGTGACTCG GACCTTGTTGCTTGGATACAGGACAAAGAGGAAGTTGAGATTGTCGACCTTATCCTCCGAATCCGAGAGAAACTT GCTTTTGCTGCCAGTAACCAGATAACTGTAAGCAGTGACAGTTTATTAAAACTTAACAAACACATGGACAATATCGTATCCTCATTACCTGAAGATCTGCAGGCAGTTCTGAAGAGTTGA